One segment of Acaryochloris thomasi RCC1774 DNA contains the following:
- a CDS encoding histidine phosphatase family protein — MDDKALATRVILVRHGESTYNVERRIQGHLDESTLTEQGTADAQSVGRALKDIPFDAIYHSPLMRTRHTAENICQQLETTVQPRVLDNLIEISLPLWEGILFSEVKERDPQGYENWHHYPEKLCMEVEGDNGLESFYPVPALYEQAQQVWQQLLPQHQGETILLVGHSGINRALLGTALGLTPERYHSLQQANCNISILNFVPGQPTQLESLNLTDHTGLKVSSPRQNYEALRLLLVRHGETDWNRQGKFQGQIDVPLNDNGRLQGQQAADFLKDIHIDFAVSSSMLRPKETAELILAHHPQVPLTVDDQLREISHGKWEGCLENEIESGYPGELERWQSTPAEVQMPEGENLQQVWDRAIAAWDAIVKAHLGSGKVGIVVAHDAVNKVILCHLAGLGPEQFWSFKQGNGAVSVIDYTAAGKPTLAAMNMTTHLAGGVLDQTAAGAL, encoded by the coding sequence ATGGACGACAAGGCCCTGGCTACCCGTGTAATTCTCGTTCGTCACGGCGAGAGCACCTACAACGTTGAACGTCGCATTCAAGGTCATCTCGACGAATCCACCTTGACCGAGCAAGGCACCGCCGACGCCCAGAGTGTGGGGCGAGCGCTAAAAGATATTCCCTTTGACGCCATCTACCATAGCCCCTTGATGCGGACGCGCCACACCGCAGAAAATATTTGCCAGCAGCTTGAGACCACCGTGCAGCCACGGGTTTTGGATAACCTGATCGAAATCAGCCTGCCGCTTTGGGAAGGTATCTTGTTCTCTGAAGTCAAAGAACGAGATCCGCAGGGCTATGAAAACTGGCACCATTACCCTGAAAAGCTCTGTATGGAAGTTGAGGGCGACAACGGCCTCGAATCTTTTTACCCGGTGCCTGCACTCTATGAGCAGGCCCAGCAGGTTTGGCAGCAGCTTCTCCCCCAGCATCAGGGAGAAACCATTCTTCTTGTAGGGCACAGCGGTATTAATCGGGCTTTGTTAGGAACCGCTTTGGGGCTGACGCCTGAGCGCTACCATTCGCTGCAGCAGGCCAACTGCAACATCAGTATTCTCAATTTCGTGCCAGGACAGCCCACGCAGCTAGAGTCCCTCAATCTAACCGATCACACAGGACTAAAGGTTTCGTCTCCCCGGCAAAATTATGAGGCGCTGCGGCTGCTCTTAGTGCGCCACGGTGAAACAGACTGGAACCGGCAGGGTAAATTTCAAGGCCAGATCGACGTGCCGCTGAATGACAACGGACGTCTGCAGGGACAGCAGGCCGCTGACTTTTTGAAAGATATCCACATCGACTTTGCCGTGAGCAGCTCAATGCTGCGTCCCAAAGAAACGGCTGAACTGATCTTGGCCCATCACCCGCAGGTGCCTTTGACGGTGGATGATCAACTGCGAGAAATCAGTCACGGCAAATGGGAAGGATGCCTAGAGAACGAGATTGAAAGCGGCTATCCCGGTGAGCTAGAGCGTTGGCAATCAACCCCTGCAGAGGTCCAGATGCCGGAGGGAGAAAACCTCCAGCAGGTTTGGGATCGGGCGATCGCAGCCTGGGACGCCATCGTGAAAGCCCATCTGGGCAGCGGCAAGGTGGGAATTGTTGTTGCGCATGATGCTGTCAATAAAGTCATTTTGTGCCATCTCGCGGGCTTAGGGCCGGAACAGTTTTGGTCCTTTAAGCAGGGTAACGGAGCCGTGAGCGTTATTGACTATACCGCTGCCGGGAAGCCGACGCTGGCGGCGATGAATATGACCACCCACTTAGCTGGTGGCGTTCTTGATCAAACTGCAGCCGGGGCTTTATAG